One Spinacia oleracea cultivar Varoflay chromosome 4, BTI_SOV_V1, whole genome shotgun sequence DNA segment encodes these proteins:
- the LOC110784531 gene encoding uncharacterized protein: MDPKEFNFDKLEVETDAKSLVFMLDTSSLNPHPHHELAVLLSDVADLLKRNWSVSFTHIPRSSNMVAHMLAVSVMDMAVGHQSHLMIPPSVKKWYESDLQVSNPVGDCSTSTDV; this comes from the exons ATGGATCCCAAG GAATTCAACTTCGACAAGTTGGAGGTTGAGACTGATGCAAAATCTTTGGTTTTCATGCTTGACACTTCTAGTCTCAATCCTCATCCACATCATGAATTGGCAGTTCTTTTGTCTGATGTTGCTGACTTGCTAAAAAGGAACTGGTCTGTCTCTTTCACTCACATTCCAAGGTCTTCAAATATGGTTGCTCACATGTTGGCAGTTTCGGTAATGGATATGGCTGTGGGTCACCAGTCGCATCTGATGATCCCTCCTAGTGTTAAGAAGTGGTATGAATCTGATCTTCAAGTTTCAAACCCAGTGGGTGACTGCTCTACCTCTACTGATGTGTAG